The Pyxidicoccus sp. MSG2 DNA segment CAGCCGGTGAAGGCAGTCCCCGAAGAGGCCATTCCCCCGGCCCCTGCCGAGCGGAGGAAGACGGACATGACGGCGCAACTGGTGGGCACTCCGGGGATTCATCGCCTCCTGGATTCGTTGAAGGGCGCGCCAGGGCTGGTCGTGCTGGAGGCCAGCCGGGCGCCAGGCCTCGCGGAGTCCTTTCTCTCGCCGGGCCCCACCGACGCGCCGGCCGGTCGCCCGCTCGTGCTGCGGGTCCAGCTCACGACGGTGAACACGCCCGACACGCTCTCGCTCGTCGCCGCGCGGGCGGCGGGGACGCGCTTCGAGTTCGAGGTGGAGCACCGCGTCTTCGAGGGCGTCCTCGGGGCCAACGTCCAGGAGCAGGCGGTGCTCGAGGCGCGGCTCGCGCCCCTGCCCCCCGGGCGCTACGAGGTCATCGTCAGGAGACGGGAGCTGGGCTTCTCCCGGCTGGAGCATCCGGAAGAAGCGCAGCCGCGCACCACCACCGCGCAGACCTGGGCCTTCACCGTGAAGCCGTAGCGCCTGGGGGCGCGGGTCTTCTCCGACGAGGACGACGGGTGGAGGTGGGGGGCGCAGGGCGCTCACCGGCGCAGCGTCAGCGGCAGGCGCGCTCCCTCGCGGGACAGGTAGACGCGAGAGGCGAGGCGGCTGCCGTCCCCGGAGGGACGCAACACCGCCTGTCCTCGCAGCCCGGACGCACGCCGCAGCGAGCCCAGCAGCTCCAGGCGGGCCTCGGGCCGGTCGTGCTCCACCTCCAGCACGCACAGCCGCGAGCGGCAGTCCACCCGGGCCAGGTGGGAGCCGGTGAGCTCCGGGAGGCGGAAGGCCTCACCCAGCTGCGCCTCGGTGCGTCCCGCCCACTGCATGTCGCGAGGCTCCGTCGCGGCCGCCGCCTCCAGCTCGGCGTCCAACTCGGCCAGCCGCTCCCGGTGGGCCTGTTCCGCCGAGGCCCGTGCCGCCGCGTCAGGCCGTGCGCCCGGCTCGGTGGGAGCCGGGCCCGCTTCTGGCGACGGCGGCGGGGCGGCCCGTGCGGCGTCCACCCCTTGCGCCCGGTGGTCCTGCTCCTGGCGCAGCGACGCCAGCTCCGCGCGCAGGGCCTTCAGCTCCTGCTCCAGCTCCGCGAGGGCCCGGTCCCCGTGAGGCCCCGGGGGCGGTATGGATTCCTCCAGTGCAGCCCCCCTCATGCTCCACACGCTGGTAGCGGTCATGACGACCACGGCCAGTCCCAGGACACCCCAGCGGACCTGTCGCATCGGCGGTTACTCCGAGACCAGGATGCTGGAGATGACGGAGGAGAGCGTGGTGCCGCCGGCTCCAGGGAACGTCCCGGGGACGCGGCAGCGCACGCTCACGTAGCCATTCGTGCCGGCGAAGACCGAGGGCAGGTTGATGGAGAGGTTGTCCGGCATGGGGACATCGAAGAGCCCGCCGCTCGTGCAGGCGTCGTCATCCGTGATGGGCGTGCCATCGGCCTGCGCCACGGTGGCGACGCAGCAGATGTCGTCGTTCCCGTGGCCGTCCACCACGTTCACGGTGACGGTCATGTCCTCCGTCAGGGCCGGGAAGGTGACGTTGCGCTGAATCGGGCAGACGACCTCGAACGCGTTGCTGGACAGGTTGAGGAGGCGGCCGCTGCGGTAGATGGTCGGCGTGCCGGAGCCCGCGATGCTGATGGGGGTGCACAGCGCGCCCGGGTAGGTCGCATTGCCAGCGGCGGCGGGAAGGGCGCCCAGCAGGGCGAGGGCGATGACCGACTTCGACATGAATCCGTGGGTGTTCTTCATGGGGAGTTCCTCGGGGCACAGGTCTCCGGTGCGAAGCCGCGTCATGCGGTCCGGGGAGACCTGCGTGAGGACTCCTTGAGCAACCGGGATGCCAGCCCTCGAAAGCGGCGCCTTCCGAGGGGACTGCCGGGCCAGGAGCAAACCTTGCACTGTGGGCGGTCCGCGTCGATGCAACGCCTACCTCTTCGTGCAGGAGTTGCATTCGGCGCGCCCGTGGCTCAAGCGCTCCGCGACGCGATGAGCGCGAGGTTGCGCGGAGACAGGCGCGGATCGAAGAGCTGGAGGAGCTCGACCTGGAAGCCCAGCTCCTCCAGGAGGAGCGCGCGATCCAGCAGGAGCACGACCTCCAACGCCCTCGCGAAGCGGTCCCTCAGCAGATGGCAGAGCAGGAGCTCCCGCGTCTCGGCGCGAACGGACACCTCGAAGGCATCCAGCTCGGCGTCCGTCATGCCGGCATCGAGGCCCAGGCGCTCCAGGCGGTCGCGCGCGTAGACGGCGAAGCGTCCGGCATAGAGCGTCCGGGGCGCGTCACCTGCCCTCACGAAGCCGCGCTCGGGGAAGTGCCGCCTCGTCAGGAGATCGAACGCGAAGCGCCACGCGTACACCCGCTTCATCCGCGCGAACTCCTCCTCGGTCTTGTGGTGCCGTCCCCGCGTCGTCAGCGCCAGGGCATGCGGGGTGAAGGGCAGCGGGTGCGCGCTTCCGAAGCGGGAGACGGGGTAATCCCGCGGGGTCTCCAGCTTGTCGTAGCAGCAGCCGATGTTCAGGACGAAGCCCGCCCCCTGGCTCTTGCGAATCTGCGTGAGGGCGAGCGGCCCGCAGGTGTGCAGACCGATGGAGGCCCGGTCCCGGCCGGAGAAGAGCGGATCGAGCTGAGGTTGAAGCCCGTCCTCGACGGAGGCCTGGATGAAACACAGGGTGTCCCCGCCCGGGGGATGGGTTCTCGTCAGCCACCGCCGGCCCTTGTCCTGCAGCGCGGCGTCCCGATCGATGCTGTGGAAGGTCCACCCGAAGGTGCGCGCACAGAGGCGGGCGAGATGTCCCATGCCGCCGCCGATATCGACCGCCTGGTGGATGAAGCGCGTTCTGGGCGCGAGCAGGGCGAGCACCCGCTCGAGCTCGTGGGTCTTCTTGGCGCTGAGTCCCTGCGTCTCCGAGACTGTCAGCGCGTGAAGGCCCTCGTGCCAGGGCAGCGCCGTCAGTTCCTGGAGCGCGCCCAGGAGCGCGCCCAGGGAGGGAGGCGGGACGCCCACGAGCGCCCCCTGGTCCAGCCGCCGCTCGCCCGCTTCATCGAGCGACCGGGCATAGGCCAGCCAGTCCTCGGGATAGGCGGCGCCAGATTCGGGCCAGCCCTGGAGGATGGAGCGGGACCAGAGCGCGGACCAGGGCCGGAGTTGGTGCGTGAGCGCCTCGAGTCGCGCCTGGAAGTCCATGTCGGCTCATCCTATGCGCCGCCGCGCCGCTCCGCCGGTGGGTGCGGTATGGAAGCGAACGGCGGCTTCCTCAACCTCACGCTCCCGGAGTAGCAATCATGTCCAGCAAGCTCGCACCGTTTCTCTGGTTCAACGACAACGCGGAAGAAGCCGCTGGGTTCTACCTCGGCGTCTTTCCGCATGCGCGCAAGGTGAAGGAGCTGCGCTCGAAGGGCGTAGGGCCGTGGCCGGAAGGGAAGATCGCGACCCTCGTCATCGAGCTCGAGGGCCAGGAGATGACGTTCATGAACGGCGGGCCCGCGCACCAGCTCACGCCTGCGTTCTCGTTCTTCGTGCGTTGCGATTCGCAAAAAGAGCTCGACGCGTACTGGGAGAAGCTGATGGCGGGAGGTGGCAAGCCCATGGCCTGTGGCTGGCTGATCGACCGCTTCGGCCTGTGCTGGCAGGTGGTGCCACGCAATGTCGAGGAGCTGTTGAGCCATCCCAAGGCCATGCAGGCCATGATGGGCATGATCAAGATGGACATCGCGGCGCTGGAAGCCGCGGCGCGCGCGAGCTGAGCACTCTGAAAGGAGTGCCACGGTGGCGGGGCTCCGCGGGCGCGTGGGAGGCCCGCCCACCGTCATTGAAAGACGGGTTCGTGGACCTTGCGGCACTGCTCCGGTCCGCGATGAACCGGGCCCAGCTTGTCGAGGGGTGGGGCCACAAGTGCCGCCGTTGCGGCCACTCCGAGCACGGCCCTACCGGCAGTGGACACTGTCCTTTCCTCACCGGGTGCGGTGGGTGCTGTTGAAGGATGCAGGGCTCCTCTCCGACGTTCTTACGTATCCGTACGATGGACGACGTGCTGCGGGGCCTTGAGGAGATGAGCAAGTCAGGTCATCCCTTGTCTGGTGCCGAAGAGAGCTGAGAAGCCGGAGTGGGCGCGCGTCGCCGAGGAGTTCGAAGCGAGCGGGCAGACGCAGCGGGAGTTCGCCGAGAGCCGAGGGCTGCGGCTGAGAACGTTGCAGTCGTAGGTGTACCGGCGTCGGCGCTAGGTGAGTACCGAGGTGGAGCCGCCCATGCGCCTGCTGCCCGTGCAGGTGAGCGGAGCGCCCATGGCGGAGGAGGTGCCGTTGGAAGTGCTCACCGTAGGCGGGGCGCGCGTGAGCTTCGCGTCGGGCACTGACGTCGACTACGTGGCGCGACTGGTGGCGGCCCTGAGGCGTGCGGCGTGCTGACGTTGCCGGCCTCGGTGCGAATCCTGCTGGCCACCGGGCAGGTGGACATGCGCAAGTCGATAGACGGGCTCATGGCCTTGGTACGCACCGCATGGGGCGAGGACGTCTACTCGGGCCACCTCTTCGCCTTCGTCAGCCGGCGAGGAGACCGGGTGAAAATCCTCACCTTCAGCCGAGGCGGCTTCGTCCTGTACTACAAGCGATTGGAGACGGGCCGCTTCCGGCTGCCGCGGGTGGACGCCACCCAGTTGGCGATGCTGCTGGAAGGCATTGACGTGGCCGAGGTGAAGCGCCAGCCCGCCTGGGTGCCCCCGAGGCGGACAGGTAGCTGAGTACGTCACGCGGGTAAGGGCCTACCTCGTGGGGTGTTACGCGCGGGTGCCACGTCAGCTGCCACTCTACCACCATTGCCCCTGGCGCGAGGAGGCCGAAGAGCTCAAGGCCGAGGTGGGCCGTATCGGCGGGGAACTGGACACGCTCAAGAGCCAGATGGCGACCCTCCAGCGCCACGTCTTCGGCAAGAAGGCGGAGAAGCTGCCGACCGTGGCCGCCGCCGAGCTGCGCAAGGAGGCGGCGTGCGCGTAGGCACAGGCGGCACGGGACGAGGCGGCGCTGAAGAAACGACGCGAGCGCGCGGCCCGGAGAGTCGAGGGTGCGCCCATGCGCGAGATTCGCCACACCGTCCCGGCCGAGGAGCGCCACTGCCCCGCCTGCGGCAGCGAGGAGGTGAAGGCGCTGGGCAAGGGCCGTACCACCGAGGTGTACGAATACATACCGGCCCGTTTCGAGCGCCAGGTGCACGTGCAGGAAGTGCTGGCGTGCGCGTGCGGCCAGGGCGTCGTCACCGCGCCCCCGCCCGCGAAGGTGGTGGACAAGGGTGGGTACGGCCCCGACTTCCTGGCCCACGTGGTGACGTCCAAGTGCGCCGACTCCATGCCCCTGCACCGGCTGGCGCAGCGGATTGAGAGGGGCGGCGTCCCCATAAGTCGCAGCACTCTGACGGACCTCTTCCACCTGTCGGCCTCGGTGCTGCTGCCGCTCTCGCGCCACTTGCTGCAATGCATTGCGTCCGCCGAGGTGGTGTGGGCCGACGAGACGCCGCTGCGGGTGCTGGACGTGAAGAAGACGCGGCTGGACTACCTCTGGACGTTCCTCACCCAGCACGAGAAGGGCGAGTGGCTCATCGGCCACCGCTCCAGCATGGGGCGCGGAGGCAAGACGCCCCTGGACGTGCTGGGCGGCACGACGGGCGCGCTCGTGGTGGACGGGTACACCGGCTACAACCCGGTGACGCTGCCCTACGGGCGCACCCGCGTCGGGTGTTGGGCGCATGTCCGTTGCCGCTTCTTCGACGCGCTCGCAACCTCTCCCGAGGCCCGCGAGGCCATGGACCTCATCCTGGCCCCTACCGGGTGGAGGCCCTCGCGCACGAGGCGGACGTGGTGCGCACGGCCGCCCATCGAGAATTGCGCCAGCAGCACAGCGCCCCCGTCCTCGTGCGTCTGCGAGCTTGGTTCGAAGTACTGTCGTCACAGCACCCGCCGAAGGGGCCGCTGGGAGGGGCCATTGCCTACGCGCTAAAGCAGTGGGAGGCGCTGAGCTGCTTCGTCTGCGACGAGCGCCTGCCCTTGGACACCAACCGCAGCGAGGGCGCCTTGAGAAAAGCGGCCCTGGGCCGCAAAAACTTTCTCTTCGTCGGCCACGAAGCCGCGGGAGAGAACCTGGCCGGGCTCTACGTGCTGGTGGCCACCTGCGAGGTCAACGACGTCAACCCCGAGGCGTACCTGGCCGACGTGCTGCTGAACGTGCAGACGCATCCCCAATCGCGCATCGGCGAGCTGCTGCCGCACGAGTGGAAGCGCTTGCGCGCCGCCGACTCCTCCTGAGCCCCTCGCTCAGCTCCATCCCATCCACTCGCTCACGCCCAGGCTCGCGACCACCGTCGAGCACAGCTCCCGTCTGTCCTCAACCGGTCCGGCACGGCGTTCGCCGGACGGATACAGAGCTCGGCGCTCATGCTCTCGACTTCCTCCAAGGAAAACCGGGGGCGTTGCCCTCCAGCAACCGCGCCTTCTCGGCCAGTAGCTCATTCTTCATCATCAGCTCTCCCACCGCGAACCGGCCGCGCTCTGCCGTCCTGTCTTGCTTCTGCTTCTTCACATCCACCTCGCGAGGGGAGGCTATCCCCCAGAGAGGTGTCTCAGGGATCCCTGGGGCGGAGGAGACCCTCCTGCCTCTCAACGCCCCATGCCCACTCCAGCCTCTCGTCGCAACAGGGCTCCTGTTCCTCCTATGCGCTCTTAAATGCCTCCGCGTATACTACCTGCTTGCCAACAGGCCGCCTGACACAGGGGGGAGCATGAAGCACGCAATCGCAGCAATGTGCCTCGTAGTGGCTGCCGCATTCCTGCCGCTGGTTTCACATGCCCAGGACTGCGCCAACCCGAACGCTGTTCCGGTTTCCAGTTCAAATATCAGATTCAGCAGCAAACCAGAGGGCGGGATCGCTGCGACACCAGAAATAGTGATTAGCGCCCAAATCAACGACTCAACTAGAGAAATCTCTCTGTCGGGAATTGATGCTCAACAGGCAATTGCCAATGCACTCAAGACCACGTTTGCTCCGTTTCTGATCGAGCAGAAGATTCCCGGCGCCGCATGTGCGATCCCATTCTGTATCGCTCAGCGCCCTACAATAGACGCAGGCTCGTTCTATTCACTTGACTGCACCGGCCCTGCAGGCGGCATATACTCCTGTCATGCCAAGCCAAATCCACAGGCTGCCGCATTTGAAAATAAATTACCAATCGACAAGGCTGCATTAGCGCTCCCTTCTGCATATGGTCTAGATCCGCAGTCGTTGTCGGTGAATATTGAGTTTGTTTCAGGCAGCGCGTCGGTTCTGTTTTCTTCTGGAAAGTCCTCATTTTCGCTAAGACGGGTACTCGCCCCATGCGATGGGCCTATTCAGACTCAAAAGATACGTTATCCGGTTCAATTGCAAGTTCCGAACCAGGGATTGATCTTTGTTCAACCCATATGGCAACCACTGCTTGGCGATTGCGTTCAGGCCCTCAATTTTCTAGCAAGCGCACAGGCTGCCAAGGTTGAAAAAACAGGCGTGCCCGAGGGACAGGCAGTTGTCTACACCCAATCCAGCGCTTCAGTGTCGGCTACATATACAATAGGATTTAGATTTGGCTCTCAGAGCGGAGCCGCCCCAATTCAATCTTTGCAACAACTCACGCAGCCGCTCGGCGAACTAAAAATCACTCCTCTTCCGCCAACTCAAATTCCCGCTATTGACCAGAGATACAGGTATCTACCCGAATTTCAGACAGAGAATCGACTCCCTCTTGTCTTGATGATAAGCGAAAACATAGCCCAGGTAGGAGCATTTGGAATTAAAGAGCTCCCCTATTTGTTCTTGCGGGACATATTGAGCATCAGTGACCTTAGAGATGTCTATAGCTACTCTTCATGTCAAAAGGCTGGCTGGACGGCCTTCGAGGACACCACTCGCTCCAACGACACCCTCGTGGCAGGACAGCATTTTATTGTCATTGCCTGCAAAGACAATGGCGCAGATCCTGAGGTATACGTAGCAGCAAGAAATGCTTCCGGAAAGCCTGGAATTGTTACCCAGGGGGGAATCAGGAGCATGGCACAAGATGCCTCCAATATAACTCCCTGCCTGCCGGATAATCAGTGCGACTGGTGGCCTGATTTCGTGTCTCAACTAAGGGCAGCCAATTTGCACTACTCGCTTGGGTATCTCTTGAGGCGGAGGTAGACCATGTCCACTAAGGCCTCTTATTTCCTGTCTATGTTTGTTGTCGTCTCCTTTTCCTGGTCTGCGAATGCCCAGACTGTGGATGAGGGCCTGATCTACGTTGGGACATCGGACCCTGATGACATTGCAGCTGTCGAGAGGTGTCGCGAAAAATTCTATCCATCCTTCTCATACAAAGAAGGGGCGGCTACGGGGTTCTATGTCCCATTGCCAATAGTTTTTTGGTTTAGGGATAAGCAGATTAGATGGGGATCTGGGATTGCGTACGACCTTGAGTGGAGGTTTGTAAGGCCACACTGTTCCTCATTAGGGAAAATGACCCTACGAGCCAAACCAGAAGATGGGTTGCAAGTCGGGCTCGTTGTCTCGGCCGCGCCACTAATTGAGTCAACGAAAGAGACCACGCAAACACGAGTTGATGTTGTAACGACAGATCCGCAAACTGGCCAGCCCACTACCACAAGCCAGACATCAGTCAGCAGCAGCACGCAAGCCAATCCTATTTTTAGCCTGGGGACCGGTGTTAAATTGACATATAATTTTAAGACGGATTCTGGCATCCGGCGCGTAAGTCTCGGTGCATATCTAGGATGGCAACTCAATTTATCAACTGGCACGGGTAGCTTGTTTGTAGGTCCCATATTTACAATCAAGTAAATCCTGGGTTGCTGCCGGCCTCTAAACGACAGGGCGTGATTATCGAGCGGCCCGGAGGGGCAGGCATGCGCAGGAGAGCGGGGAAGCGGCAGGAACCCGCTCCGTTCGGCCTTGTGTGCGCAAGAACCAGAAGAAGAAGCGAGCCCTGCCTCAGGGATGGAAACAGCTGGCCGTCTCGCGCAGTCCCTCCTCTAGGGTGTAGCGCGGGGCCCAGCCCAGGAGTCGCCGTGCCTTCTCTCCCTCGAGCGGGGAGGGAGGCGGGCCCCCAGAAGGAGAGCCACTCGTTGGCCGCGGCGGCCTCCCCGTCCTCCGGATATCGGCGTGCGGGCTCCCAACGGGTCAGCCGCTCATCTTCTCCAGCAGGGCCCGCAGCTCCGCCTGCTGTGCGGCGCTCAGGCGTCCGAGCCGCTCACCGAACGCTCCTGACAGCAACGCGGTGCCATGCTGCATCACCTTGCGGCCAGCCGGGGTGAGCTGCAGCCGGTGCCGCCGCAGGTCCTCGGTGTCGATCTCCCGGCGCAGGAAGCCCGCGGCCTCGAGCCGCTTCACGTACAGCGTCACCGTCGGCTTGGGCATGCACAGGGACGCCGCCAGCTCGGCCGGATAGGGGTGCTCGTCCACGTCCGCGAGCACGAACAGCTCCTTCGTCTCCACCCCCAGCGCGGCGATGTCAGCGGCGACGCTGGAAATCACCGACATCAGCAGCCGGTGGTTGAGGGACCAGATTTTCGCCGGGTCGATTTTCGCCATGGCTCCTTGCGCGGAAATTGGTTCATCATTAAACCAGTTCCAGATTGAACCAATTCGCGTTCCCTACAATGTAGCACGCCCCTGGAGCCCATCATGCCTCTCGACCACTACGTGACGCTCGGCCGTTCCGGCCTGCGCGTGAGCCCGCTGTGCCTTGGTGCCATGACCTTTGGTGAGGACCTCGGCTGGGGGTCGAGTGTCGAGGAGTCCCAGCAAATCCTCGACCGGTACATCGAGCTCGGCGGCAACTTCATCGACACCGCGAACTTCTACACGAAGAGCCATTCCGAGAAGATCATCGGCGACCACCTCGGTCGCCACCCCGCCCGGCGAGACCGGCTCGTGATTGCGACGAAGTTCAGTGGGAATCTCTACCCGGGCGACCCGAACGGCGGCGGCTCCGGCCGGAAGTCCATCATCTCGGCCTGCGAGAACTCGCTCCGCCGCCTGCAGACCGACTACATCGACCTCTACTGGCTGCACAACTGGGACATCCATACGCCCATCGACGAGACGATGGCCGCGCTCGAGGACCTCGTCCGGGCCGGGAAGGTCCGCTACCTCGGCGTCTCGGACACGCCCGCGTGGAAGATTGTCGAAGCGAACATGACGGCGCGCTTCCGCGGCTGGTCGTCCTTCATCGGGTTGCAGATTGAGTATTCACTGCTCGAGCGCAGCGTGGAGCAGGAGCTTGTGCCCATGGCCAGGGAGTTCGGGCTCGGAATCACGCCCTGGTCGCCGCTCAAGAGCGGTGCGCTCAGCGGCAAGTACACCCGCGCCAATGCCGGTCAGCTGAAGGGCGACCGGGGCTTCTTCGTGGACACCTTCCTGAACGAGAAGACCTACGCCGTCGTCGACGCGCTCGGGGACATCGCCCGCGCGCACGAGAGCACCGTGGCACGAGTCGCCCTGGCCTGGGTGCAGGCGCAGCCCGGGGTGTCGTCGACCATCATCGGCGCGCGGCGGCTGTCGCAGCTGGAGGACAACGTGGGCGCCCTCGAGGTGAAGTTGACCACTGGGGACCTTCAGCGCCTCGATGCGCTCACCAGGCCCACCTTCGGCTTCCCCCAGAACATGCAGCCCATGTTCCCCGCCATCCACAACGGTGGAACGACGGTGAACGGCGTCTTCGCGCCGCCGTCCGACTTCGGGGTGGTGAAGGGCGAAAAGCCGTACTGACCGAGCAGGGATTGACTTGCTCGTGGCACTCGGCACGTTGGCCTCATTTGGAGTTGGGGCGACGGGCATCCTCGCACGCATCGCTGAAGCCATCACGCGCGAAAGGCCTGTCGGAACGACTGTTGCGATGGGCCGTCACCCGGTACGTTCCCCGTGTACCGCACCGGATCGATTCGACGGACGGGTCGAGATGCCGCGCAATCACATGCGCGGCGGCCAGCGTGGCGTGCCCGCACAAGTCCAGCTCTACTCAGCCCACCCAGTCTTCGGGCGACATGAACGTCAAGGTGCCGATTCCCGAAGCCTCGACAGCAGCCTTGACCTGTTCATGTACGATAATGGCATTGACCGCCTCCGCCAGCCGGAACATCAAGGCTCCTCTGGTTTTCGCCGGGTCTATTGCCAGACTGTCGATGTCCGCCGATATCGTGCGTTCGGTCGATCCGGGAGCAAACCGTGTTGCCTGCAGATCGGCCGCGGCAATGGCGCCTATGATGTTGAATGCCAGGTAGTCCGTGATCTCTTCGCCTGAACGACTGTCGGTAAGGATGACGGGATACACATCGAGGTTGGTCACCCCCGCGGCCACGAGTACGTCGTGCAGGCGCCTGGTCATCAGCGGCAAGGGCGTGTCCCAGAGCTCGGCCAGCATGCTTTGTTTGTCCGTCACCACGCGCGCACGTATCGGCAGGTCCGGCACACTTTCAAGCCGCTCACCCGCATTCCAGAACCTGAATGGATCGTCATCGCGATATTCGATACGCGCCTTATGGCCGTTGGACGAACTGAAACATTCCAGTATGTAGTACATTCCTCAGGCATTCCTTGGTTGGGCCGCGAACGGGGGCGCCCCCACCCGGCCACGGCGGGTGGAGGCGGTGTCCTCGTGTTTCAGGGCTACAGACGGAAGCGCGGCTCCATGCTGCGCTCCGCGTCCAGCTCGGCATCGAGCGTCAGGGAGCGAGCCCCCGCGGCCTGCACGTCCAGCCCCATCCACCGGTAGAGGTGCTCCACGGCCTGGGTGCGCTCGGGCTCGGGCAGGCGGCTGATGCGCGAGCCGTGCTCGCCGCCCGGGACGATGAAGCGGAAGGAGTCATTGCGCTCGCGCACGGAGAAGGCGCCGGAGGACCAGGGGTCATTCTCTCCGTAGATGAAGAGCATCCGCTCCCCCTGGCTGCGCACCCAGTTCTCCACGTGGTGCATGAGGCCGTGGTCGAACCGCTCCCTCACGGGGAAGGACAGGTACGCGCGGGGCTCGTCCTCGCCCGGGTAGCGCAGCAGCCCGTGCAGGTGCCGTGTGGAGAAGCGCGTAAAGCCCAGCTCCGTCGCCGCCTGGTAGTAGTAGGCCGCGTAGTAGTCGAGCCACACGTCGCCGTAGGTGAAGGAGATGCTGACGATGCCGTCCAGGAAGGTGAAGAGCTCCGCCGCCGACGCGTCGGGCGCGGGGACGTCCTCGCAGTAGGGCGTGCCCCAGTATTGCCAGAAGTAGAAGGACGTCTCGACGACGGCGAACTCCAGGGCGCGGTCCCTTCCGCCAATCACGTAGAAGTCCGTGCCCCCGAGGACCACCAGCTCATCCATGAAGGGCATCATCTCCGCGCGGTGCAACAGCACGGCCCGCTGGAAGGCCTGGAGCTTCGCGCGGCAGTCGGCGTCGCCCACCTGCTCGACGAAGCGGGCGTAGCGCCCGTCATCCATCCCGTGGCTGTTGGGTGCGACGTACGGCACGGTGACGTCCACGTCGTCCGGGTAGAAGTAGCGGTGGTACACGGCCGCCATGCCGCCCTTGCTGCTGCCGGTGTTCAGCCAGCGCCCGGAGTACAGCGGCTTGAAGGCCTCGACGATGCGGTGGTAGTCGCCCGCGGCCTGCCGGATGTCGAGCTGCTTCCAGTCATTCGAGGCCGGTCGCGAGGTGCCGAAGAAGCGGTGCTCCAGCGAGAGCTGGTTGGCGCCGAGCAGCGCGGTGGGCTCGGCCCGAGACGGGTTGTCCCCCAGGCCATAGCCGCTCCCAAAGAGCACCATGGGCGCGTCCACCGAGCGGTGCAGCAGATTCACCCGGAGCTGGAAGCGCTCACCCAGGGGACGCTGGTGGTCCGCGGGCTGCTCGAACACCATCCGGAAGAAGCGAGTGCCCGCGTAGGGCGAGGGCCGCTCGTCGAGGACGGTGAGCCCGGGGATGGACTGGAGTCGGGTGAGGATGTCCTCCGAGTCCGCTACCGCCTCCAGCGCGCCCACGGCCCGCGCGGGAGGCTCCGCCGCCGAGGACGCCGCGAGCGTGGCGTCCCCGCAGGACTGCAGCAACACGGCAACAACGAGCCACCCTGCACCCTTGAAAACGCCAACGGCTTCTGACCGCTTCATTCAAGCTCCTGGGGGTAGGTACTTCGCGCGCGAGCGCCCATGCACGGAAGAGCCGCTCCATCGCGGCGCATCCCACATTTTCGGCGCACGGAGCTGAACGGCGAAGTCCTTTTTATTGCACCTGCAACTGCACTACGCCGCGTGGCGGCGGCGCAACCGCGTCACCAGCACCCCGAAGACGGCGTAGGTAGGAGCGCCGCGCCCGCCCGGCGAAGAGGAGGGCGAGGCGCATCAGGTGCGGGGAGGCTTACACGTTGACCGTCTAGCCTTTGAGCGCTGCCTTGATCTTGGCGACGTCGATCTTCTTCATCTGCATCATCGCTTCAAACGCGCGCTTGGCGGCCGCCTTGTCCGGATTGCCCAGGGCTTCGAGGAGCACGCGCGGCGTGATCTGCCACG contains these protein-coding regions:
- a CDS encoding methyltransferase; this encodes MDFQARLEALTHQLRPWSALWSRSILQGWPESGAAYPEDWLAYARSLDEAGERRLDQGALVGVPPPSLGALLGALQELTALPWHEGLHALTVSETQGLSAKKTHELERVLALLAPRTRFIHQAVDIGGGMGHLARLCARTFGWTFHSIDRDAALQDKGRRWLTRTHPPGGDTLCFIQASVEDGLQPQLDPLFSGRDRASIGLHTCGPLALTQIRKSQGAGFVLNIGCCYDKLETPRDYPVSRFGSAHPLPFTPHALALTTRGRHHKTEEEFARMKRVYAWRFAFDLLTRRHFPERGFVRAGDAPRTLYAGRFAVYARDRLERLGLDAGMTDAELDAFEVSVRAETRELLLCHLLRDRFARALEVVLLLDRALLLEELGFQVELLQLFDPRLSPRNLALIASRSA
- a CDS encoding VOC family protein, encoding MSSKLAPFLWFNDNAEEAAGFYLGVFPHARKVKELRSKGVGPWPEGKIATLVIELEGQEMTFMNGGPAHQLTPAFSFFVRCDSQKELDAYWEKLMAGGGKPMACGWLIDRFGLCWQVVPRNVEELLSHPKAMQAMMGMIKMDIAALEAAARAS
- the tnpB gene encoding IS66 family insertion sequence element accessory protein TnpB (TnpB, as the term is used for proteins encoded by IS66 family insertion elements, is considered an accessory protein, since TnpC, encoded by a neighboring gene, is a DDE family transposase.), with amino-acid sequence MLTLPASVRILLATGQVDMRKSIDGLMALVRTAWGEDVYSGHLFAFVSRRGDRVKILTFSRGGFVLYYKRLETGRFRLPRVDATQLAMLLEGIDVAEVKRQPAWVPPRRTGS
- a CDS encoding MarR family winged helix-turn-helix transcriptional regulator, which gives rise to MAKIDPAKIWSLNHRLLMSVISSVAADIAALGVETKELFVLADVDEHPYPAELAASLCMPKPTVTLYVKRLEAAGFLRREIDTEDLRRHRLQLTPAGRKVMQHGTALLSGAFGERLGRLSAAQQAELRALLEKMSG
- a CDS encoding aldo/keto reductase, with the translated sequence MPLDHYVTLGRSGLRVSPLCLGAMTFGEDLGWGSSVEESQQILDRYIELGGNFIDTANFYTKSHSEKIIGDHLGRHPARRDRLVIATKFSGNLYPGDPNGGGSGRKSIISACENSLRRLQTDYIDLYWLHNWDIHTPIDETMAALEDLVRAGKVRYLGVSDTPAWKIVEANMTARFRGWSSFIGLQIEYSLLERSVEQELVPMAREFGLGITPWSPLKSGALSGKYTRANAGQLKGDRGFFVDTFLNEKTYAVVDALGDIARAHESTVARVALAWVQAQPGVSSTIIGARRLSQLEDNVGALEVKLTTGDLQRLDALTRPTFGFPQNMQPMFPAIHNGGTTVNGVFAPPSDFGVVKGEKPY
- a CDS encoding imm11 family protein, with translation MYYILECFSSSNGHKARIEYRDDDPFRFWNAGERLESVPDLPIRARVVTDKQSMLAELWDTPLPLMTRRLHDVLVAAGVTNLDVYPVILTDSRSGEEITDYLAFNIIGAIAAADLQATRFAPGSTERTISADIDSLAIDPAKTRGALMFRLAEAVNAIIVHEQVKAAVEASGIGTLTFMSPEDWVG
- a CDS encoding S28 family serine protease; its protein translation is MKRSEAVGVFKGAGWLVVAVLLQSCGDATLAASSAAEPPARAVGALEAVADSEDILTRLQSIPGLTVLDERPSPYAGTRFFRMVFEQPADHQRPLGERFQLRVNLLHRSVDAPMVLFGSGYGLGDNPSRAEPTALLGANQLSLEHRFFGTSRPASNDWKQLDIRQAAGDYHRIVEAFKPLYSGRWLNTGSSKGGMAAVYHRYFYPDDVDVTVPYVAPNSHGMDDGRYARFVEQVGDADCRAKLQAFQRAVLLHRAEMMPFMDELVVLGGTDFYVIGGRDRALEFAVVETSFYFWQYWGTPYCEDVPAPDASAAELFTFLDGIVSISFTYGDVWLDYYAAYYYQAATELGFTRFSTRHLHGLLRYPGEDEPRAYLSFPVRERFDHGLMHHVENWVRSQGERMLFIYGENDPWSSGAFSVRERNDSFRFIVPGGEHGSRISRLPEPERTQAVEHLYRWMGLDVQAAGARSLTLDAELDAERSMEPRFRL